The Salinispora tropica CNB-440 genome has a window encoding:
- a CDS encoding ABC transporter ATP-binding protein, which yields MPVIAIDGLVKRFGSVRALDGLDLQVEAGEVHGFLGPNGSGKSTTIRVLLGLLRSDAGNVRLLDGDPWRDAVALHRRLAYVPGDVNLWPNLSGGEAIDLFGALRGGLNHRRRDELLERFDLDPTKKCRAYSKGNRQKVAIVAAFASDVELYVLDEPTSGLDPLMEAVFQEEVRRLTGNGATVLLSSHVLAEVEALCDRVSIIRAGRTVESGSLSDLRHLARTTVTVETVRPLTGVAELPGVHEVRAVDGRVRLEVEPEHLDALLAHLIRFEVRALMSAPPTVEELFLRHYDGADDGPAAADSGAERAQ from the coding sequence ATGCCCGTTATCGCAATCGACGGACTGGTGAAGAGATTCGGTTCGGTCCGCGCGCTTGACGGGCTCGACCTACAGGTGGAGGCGGGGGAGGTGCACGGCTTCCTCGGGCCCAACGGCTCCGGAAAGTCCACCACCATCCGCGTCCTGCTCGGGCTGCTGCGCAGTGACGCCGGCAATGTCCGGCTGCTCGATGGTGACCCGTGGCGCGACGCGGTGGCGCTGCACCGCCGACTCGCCTACGTGCCGGGCGACGTGAACCTGTGGCCCAACCTCTCCGGCGGGGAGGCGATCGACCTGTTCGGAGCGCTGCGCGGTGGCCTGAACCACCGTCGTCGGGACGAGCTGCTGGAACGCTTCGACCTCGATCCGACCAAGAAGTGCCGGGCCTACTCCAAGGGCAACCGGCAGAAGGTCGCGATCGTCGCCGCCTTCGCCTCCGACGTTGAGCTGTACGTGCTCGACGAACCCACCTCCGGGCTCGACCCGCTGATGGAGGCGGTGTTCCAGGAAGAGGTACGGCGGCTCACCGGCAACGGCGCCACGGTGCTGCTTTCCAGTCACGTGCTCGCCGAGGTGGAGGCGCTCTGCGACCGGGTCAGCATCATCCGCGCCGGCCGTACCGTCGAGTCCGGTTCCCTGAGCGATCTGCGGCACCTCGCCCGCACCACGGTCACCGTCGAGACGGTGCGTCCGCTGACCGGAGTCGCGGAGCTGCCCGGCGTGCACGAGGTCCGGGCCGTTGACGGCCGGGTCCGGTTGGAGGTTGAGCCGGAGCACCTCGACGCGCTGCTCGCCCACCTGATCCGCTTCGAGGTCCGGGCGTTGATGAGCGCACCGCCCACCGTGGAGGAACTGTTCCTGCGGCACTACGACGGGGCCGACGACGGCCCGGCCGCCGCCGACAGCGGGGCGGAGCGGGCCCAGTGA
- a CDS encoding N-acetylglutaminylglutamine amidotransferase: MCGISGEARFDGSRPDTDAVIRMSQAMESRGPDDTGHWTDGWVALGHRRLTIIDLSDAGAQPMVREDLGLALVFNGCIYNYPQLREELRTAGHTFRSTSDTEVILVAYAEWGEAFVDHLVGMFAIGLVDRTRRRLVLARDRLGIKPLYLAESHGRLRFASTLPALLHGGDVDTDIDPVALHHYLSWHSIVPAPRTVLRGVRKLPPATLRVVEADGRSREHVYWQPEYARDPAHAGRDARDWQAAVGDALRTAVRRRLVADVPVGVLLSGGLDSSLIVALLAEAGQHHLQTFSIGFDGRGDEAGDEFHYSDQVARAFGTDHRRIQLADNDLLPAVRATVAAMTEPMGSHDVVAFHLLSEQVAKHVKVAQSGQGADEVFAGYGYHQPLAVVPRDGAAEVFAGAFFDRDHAELSRVVGPAYAHDRDVSRELLVAELAVPGAETALDAVLRLDTHRMLPDDPVKRVDSMSMAWGLEVRTPFLDQDLVALAAACPPEHKVAQGGKGVLKEIAREVLPAEVIDRPKGYFPVPALRNVSGRVRDLVLDALRAPAAQERGLFQPEYVDELLADPAVTQAAAGSNKLWQLGLLELWLQTHHR; this comes from the coding sequence GTGTGCGGCATCAGCGGGGAAGCACGTTTCGACGGGTCGAGGCCGGACACCGACGCGGTGATCCGGATGAGCCAGGCGATGGAGTCCCGCGGCCCGGACGACACCGGCCACTGGACGGACGGCTGGGTAGCCCTCGGGCATCGCCGGCTCACCATCATCGACCTCTCCGACGCCGGCGCGCAGCCAATGGTGCGCGAGGACCTCGGACTAGCACTGGTCTTCAACGGGTGTATCTACAACTACCCGCAGTTGCGCGAGGAGCTCCGAACCGCCGGGCACACCTTCCGCTCCACCAGTGACACCGAGGTCATCCTGGTGGCGTACGCCGAGTGGGGGGAGGCCTTCGTCGACCACCTGGTCGGCATGTTCGCAATCGGGCTGGTCGACCGGACCCGCCGGCGGCTGGTACTGGCCCGCGACCGGCTCGGCATCAAGCCGCTCTACCTGGCTGAGTCCCACGGCCGGCTGCGCTTCGCCTCAACCCTGCCCGCGCTACTGCACGGCGGCGACGTGGACACCGACATCGACCCGGTTGCCCTGCACCACTACCTCTCCTGGCATTCGATCGTGCCGGCGCCACGGACCGTGCTGCGCGGCGTCCGGAAGCTGCCCCCGGCGACGCTGCGGGTGGTCGAGGCAGACGGGCGCAGCCGCGAACACGTCTACTGGCAGCCGGAGTACGCGCGCGACCCCGCGCACGCCGGCCGGGATGCCCGGGACTGGCAAGCAGCGGTCGGAGACGCCCTGCGCACAGCGGTACGCCGGCGGCTGGTGGCGGACGTCCCGGTCGGGGTTCTGCTCTCCGGTGGCCTGGACTCTAGTCTCATCGTGGCCCTGCTCGCCGAGGCGGGCCAACACCACCTGCAAACGTTCAGCATCGGATTCGACGGCCGGGGCGACGAGGCCGGCGACGAGTTCCACTACTCCGACCAGGTGGCCCGTGCCTTCGGCACCGACCACCGGCGGATCCAGCTCGCCGACAACGACCTCCTGCCGGCCGTACGGGCCACGGTCGCCGCGATGACCGAGCCGATGGGCAGCCACGACGTGGTGGCCTTCCACCTGCTGAGCGAACAGGTGGCCAAGCACGTCAAGGTGGCCCAGTCAGGGCAGGGCGCCGACGAGGTGTTCGCCGGGTACGGCTACCACCAGCCGCTAGCGGTGGTGCCCCGGGACGGTGCGGCGGAGGTGTTCGCCGGGGCCTTCTTCGACCGCGACCACGCCGAGCTGTCCCGGGTTGTTGGTCCGGCGTACGCCCATGACCGGGATGTCAGCCGGGAACTGCTCGTCGCCGAGTTGGCCGTGCCCGGTGCGGAGACCGCACTGGACGCGGTGCTGCGCCTGGACACCCACCGGATGCTCCCCGACGACCCGGTCAAGCGGGTGGACAGCATGTCCATGGCGTGGGGGCTGGAGGTTCGCACCCCCTTTCTGGACCAGGACCTGGTTGCACTCGCCGCGGCCTGTCCGCCCGAGCACAAGGTGGCGCAGGGCGGTAAGGGAGTGCTCAAGGAGATCGCCCGGGAGGTGCTACCGGCCGAGGTGATCGACCGGCCGAAGGGGTACTTTCCGGTGCCGGCGCTGCGCAACGTCTCCGGACGGGTGCGGGACCTGGTGCTCGACGCGCTGCGGGCACCAGCCGCCCAGGAGCGGGGGCTGTTTCAGCCCGAGTACGTCGACGAACTACTCGCCGACCCCGCGGTGACGCAGGCCGCGGCCGGCAGCAACAAGCTGTGGCAGCTCGGACTGCTGGAGCTGTGGCTTCAGACGCACCATCGGTAG
- a CDS encoding carboxylate-amine ligase, translating to MTYRPATDPPDLDTLTLGVEEEFLLLDSDTGESMPVAARVLDGLSGTAYEQSRREFRHSMVEMVTPVVSDLAELRRHLVALRTAAAEAAESAGAHLVAVGATPVNETHRTVPDEPRYHAMSRRFGPVAHDPAVCGCHVHVGLPDRELAVQVCNHLRPWLPVVQAITANSPLHDGQDTGHASWRAMQLERWPSIGPTPYFDSAADYDATVADLIKAGIMLDAGMVYWYVRPSAAFPTVEIRVGDVCPTVDDTVLVAALVRALVATLAADVRDGARATRIRGCLVSAAHWRAAHDGLDGDLVDLRTGHARPAWDLVDELFALVAPALERQGDRAYVLDQLARLRDEGTGAARQRRILERTGCDVRAVLAHLAAQTRPVPA from the coding sequence ATGACGTACCGTCCGGCCACCGACCCTCCTGACCTGGACACCCTCACCCTCGGGGTCGAGGAGGAGTTTCTGCTGTTGGACTCCGATACCGGGGAGAGCATGCCGGTTGCGGCTCGGGTGCTCGACGGGTTGTCCGGCACCGCCTACGAACAGAGCCGGCGGGAGTTTCGACACAGCATGGTCGAGATGGTCACGCCAGTCGTATCCGACCTGGCGGAACTACGGCGGCACCTGGTGGCGTTGCGCACCGCCGCCGCCGAGGCGGCCGAGTCCGCGGGTGCCCACCTCGTCGCGGTGGGAGCGACGCCGGTGAACGAGACGCACCGGACCGTACCGGACGAACCCCGTTACCACGCGATGTCCCGGCGGTTCGGACCGGTCGCGCACGACCCGGCGGTCTGCGGCTGCCACGTGCACGTCGGCCTGCCGGACCGGGAACTGGCGGTCCAGGTCTGCAATCACCTGCGCCCGTGGTTGCCGGTCGTGCAGGCCATCACCGCCAACTCGCCGCTGCACGACGGCCAGGACACCGGACACGCGAGCTGGCGGGCGATGCAGCTGGAGCGTTGGCCGAGTATCGGACCCACCCCGTACTTCGACTCGGCCGCCGACTACGACGCCACGGTGGCGGATCTGATCAAGGCGGGGATCATGCTCGACGCCGGGATGGTCTACTGGTATGTCCGGCCCTCCGCCGCGTTTCCCACAGTCGAGATTCGGGTTGGCGACGTCTGTCCCACCGTTGACGACACGGTGCTGGTGGCCGCGCTGGTGCGAGCCCTCGTCGCGACCCTCGCCGCAGATGTGCGTGACGGTGCCCGCGCGACCCGGATCCGTGGCTGCCTGGTCTCCGCTGCCCACTGGCGAGCTGCCCACGACGGGCTCGACGGTGACCTCGTTGATCTGCGTACCGGGCACGCCCGGCCGGCATGGGATCTGGTGGACGAGTTGTTCGCCCTCGTCGCGCCCGCCCTGGAACGCCAGGGCGACCGGGCGTACGTGCTCGACCAGCTAGCTCGGCTCCGGGACGAGGGCACCGGCGCCGCACGGCAGCGCCGGATCCTGGAGCGGACCGGCTGCGATGTCCGCGCCGTGTTGGCCCACCTGGCCGCACAGACCCGCCCCGTCCCGGCGTGA
- a CDS encoding Fur family transcriptional regulator, which translates to MVGSTVPQTISKATRNTRQRAEVLALLGEVDGFHTAQQLHRMLCDRDARVGLTTVYRTLQLLVEAGEIDSTRLPGGEQLFRQCSQSRHHHHLVCRSCGRTVEVAGPAVERWANQVAAEHGFTDVGHTLEIFGNCAACAAS; encoded by the coding sequence ATGGTAGGGAGTACGGTGCCGCAGACGATTTCGAAGGCAACCCGGAACACCCGGCAGCGTGCCGAGGTGCTCGCGCTGCTCGGGGAGGTTGACGGGTTCCACACGGCGCAGCAACTGCACCGGATGCTCTGCGACCGCGACGCCCGGGTGGGCCTGACCACCGTCTACCGGACCCTCCAACTCCTGGTCGAAGCCGGTGAGATCGACTCCACCCGGCTGCCCGGGGGCGAACAGCTCTTCCGCCAGTGCAGCCAGAGCCGTCACCACCACCACCTGGTCTGCCGGTCCTGCGGGCGGACCGTGGAGGTGGCCGGCCCGGCGGTCGAACGGTGGGCCAACCAGGTGGCGGCCGAGCACGGCTTCACCGATGTCGGGCACACTCTGGAGATCTTCGGCAACTGCGCTGCCTGCGCCGCGTCCTGA
- a CDS encoding TOBE domain-containing protein → MTRFRIGEAAELLGVSADTVRRWIDAGRIRAERDEHGHRAVDGVDLAAFARAQAAERDERSDASSARNRLRGIVVGVVRDTVMAQVDIQAGPFRVVSLMSREAVDELDLRVGSLAVAVIKSTNVLVERATPPAGTRGRPAS, encoded by the coding sequence GTGACAAGGTTCCGAATCGGGGAGGCGGCCGAGCTGCTCGGGGTGAGCGCCGACACCGTCCGCCGCTGGATCGACGCCGGACGCATTCGAGCCGAGCGTGACGAGCACGGACACCGCGCCGTGGACGGGGTTGATCTGGCGGCGTTCGCCCGCGCGCAGGCGGCCGAGCGCGACGAGCGGTCCGACGCCTCGTCGGCCCGCAACCGACTCCGCGGCATCGTCGTCGGCGTCGTCCGGGACACCGTGATGGCCCAGGTCGACATCCAGGCCGGCCCGTTCCGAGTCGTCTCCCTGATGAGCCGGGAGGCCGTCGACGAGTTGGACCTGCGGGTCGGCTCGCTGGCCGTCGCCGTGATCAAGTCGACGAACGTGCTAGTCGAACGGGCCACGCCCCCGGCCGGCACCCGGGGAAGGCCGGCATCGTGA
- the modA gene encoding molybdate ABC transporter substrate-binding protein: protein MKAGTSIAAGAVALVLAGCGAPGGEAGGGGVTGPVTVFAAASLAATFDRIGRDFEAAHPGSTVVFNFAGSSALATQITAGAPADVFASAAPQHLAAVTTADGAADTPAVFVRNQLVIAVAAGNPAGVRSLGDLTRPGLKVALCAEQVPCGSAALRALDTAGVALTPVTLEADVRGALAKVRLGEVDAALVYRTDTRAAAPDVAAVEFPESAQAVNDYPIAVLADAPNPTAAHAFVAHVRSAQSRAVLTEAGFQAP, encoded by the coding sequence GTGAAGGCGGGCACCTCGATCGCGGCCGGCGCCGTCGCGCTGGTCCTGGCCGGCTGCGGCGCCCCGGGCGGCGAAGCCGGCGGCGGTGGCGTGACCGGCCCGGTGACCGTCTTCGCCGCCGCGTCACTCGCCGCGACGTTCGACCGGATCGGGCGCGACTTCGAGGCAGCCCACCCGGGTAGCACCGTCGTGTTCAACTTCGCCGGCAGCTCCGCCCTCGCCACCCAGATCACCGCAGGGGCCCCGGCAGATGTCTTCGCCTCGGCCGCCCCGCAGCACCTGGCCGCCGTCACCACAGCCGACGGCGCGGCCGACACCCCGGCCGTCTTCGTCCGTAATCAGCTCGTCATCGCGGTCGCCGCCGGCAACCCCGCAGGCGTGCGGAGCCTGGGTGACCTGACCCGGCCTGGGCTCAAGGTGGCGCTCTGCGCCGAGCAGGTGCCCTGTGGGTCAGCGGCCCTCAGGGCGCTCGACACCGCCGGAGTCGCGCTGACCCCGGTCACTCTGGAGGCGGACGTTCGGGGGGCCCTGGCCAAGGTCCGGCTGGGTGAGGTGGACGCCGCCCTCGTCTACCGCACCGATACCCGGGCCGCCGCGCCGGACGTGGCGGCCGTGGAGTTCCCCGAGTCCGCCCAGGCCGTCAACGACTACCCGATCGCCGTGTTGGCCGACGCGCCGAACCCGACCGCGGCCCACGCCTTCGTGGCCCACGTCCGGTCCGCCCAGTCGCGGGCGGTGCTCACCGAGGCCGGGTTCCAGGCGCCATGA
- a CDS encoding ABC transporter permease: protein MTLLERPVRRPTSSRRPRGARRRGGGVPVALLLPALLGLAFLTLPLIGLLARTPWSTLPQRLAEPGVLAALRLSLLTATLATLFCLLLGVPLAWLLARVEFPGRRLVRALVTVPLVLPPVVGGVALLLVFGRRGLIGGWLDQTFGITLPFSTTGVVFAEAFVAMPFLVIAVEGALRGADRRYEEAAATLGAGRWTTFTHVTVPLVGPGLAAGAVLCWARALGEFGATITFAGNYPGRTQTMPLAVYLALETDVEAAIVLSLILLVVSVMILAGLRDRWISTP from the coding sequence ATGACGCTCCTCGAACGTCCGGTCCGCCGGCCGACGAGCTCCCGCCGACCGCGTGGCGCCCGTCGGCGGGGCGGAGGCGTTCCGGTCGCTTTGCTGCTGCCGGCGCTACTCGGTCTGGCGTTTCTGACCCTGCCGTTGATCGGTCTGCTGGCCCGCACCCCGTGGAGTACCCTGCCGCAGCGGCTCGCCGAGCCCGGGGTGCTCGCCGCGCTGCGGCTGTCGCTGCTCACCGCGACCCTGGCGACCCTGTTCTGCCTGCTGCTCGGCGTGCCGCTGGCGTGGCTGCTCGCCCGGGTGGAATTCCCCGGCCGGCGTCTGGTGCGCGCCCTGGTCACCGTGCCCCTGGTGCTCCCACCGGTGGTGGGTGGGGTGGCCCTGCTGCTGGTCTTCGGTCGGCGCGGGCTGATCGGCGGCTGGCTCGACCAGACCTTCGGGATCACCCTGCCGTTCAGCACCACCGGCGTGGTGTTCGCCGAGGCGTTTGTGGCGATGCCGTTCCTGGTCATCGCCGTAGAAGGGGCGCTACGGGGTGCCGACCGCCGCTACGAGGAGGCCGCGGCCACCCTCGGCGCCGGACGGTGGACCACGTTCACGCACGTCACCGTGCCGCTGGTCGGCCCAGGCCTGGCCGCCGGGGCGGTGCTGTGCTGGGCCCGCGCGCTGGGCGAGTTCGGTGCCACGATCACCTTCGCCGGCAACTACCCGGGCCGGACCCAGACCATGCCGCTCGCGGTCTACCTGGCGCTGGAGACCGATGTCGAGGCCGCGATCGTACTCAGCCTGATCCTGCTCGTCGTCTCGGTCATGATCCTGGCGGGGTTGCGCGACCGGTGGATCAGCACACCGTGA
- a CDS encoding ABC transporter ATP-binding protein — protein MTGYLLDARLAVKRGDFRLDVPLRVTAGEVVALLGPNGAGKTTALRALAGLQPLTSGHITVAGSDLDRPVRRTFVPAEHRSVGVVFQDYLLFPHLSALDNVAFGPRRHGVNRRTARRSAGDWLARVGLTEHARRRPGQLSGGQAQRVALARALAVRPAVLLLDEPLAALDARTRLDTRVELHRHLAAHPGATVLVTHDPLDALVLADRLVIVEEGRVVQEGDAATVTARPRTDYVAQLVGLNLHRGRADNNRIQVADGLLLTVPEHLAGDAFVAFRPSAVVLHDGQPAGSPPNTWPATVAGVQRHGDNLRVQLDGPIRVAADVPPTTAATLRLVPGQRVWAAVGVAETRAYPAR, from the coding sequence GTGACCGGGTACCTGCTGGACGCGCGTCTCGCGGTGAAGCGGGGCGACTTCCGGCTGGACGTACCGCTGCGGGTCACCGCCGGTGAGGTCGTGGCGCTGCTGGGCCCAAACGGCGCCGGCAAGACGACAGCCCTGCGGGCGCTTGCCGGCCTGCAGCCCCTGACCTCCGGCCACATCACGGTGGCGGGCAGCGACCTGGACCGACCCGTCCGGCGCACCTTCGTCCCCGCCGAACACCGTTCGGTCGGCGTGGTCTTCCAGGACTACCTGCTCTTCCCACATCTGAGTGCGCTCGACAACGTGGCCTTCGGCCCGCGCCGGCACGGCGTCAACCGACGAACGGCCCGGCGAAGCGCCGGCGACTGGCTGGCCCGGGTGGGGCTGACCGAGCACGCTCGCCGGCGACCTGGGCAGCTCTCCGGCGGGCAGGCACAGCGGGTGGCACTGGCCCGGGCGCTCGCGGTGCGGCCGGCCGTGCTGCTGCTCGACGAGCCGCTCGCCGCCCTGGACGCCCGTACCCGCCTGGATACCCGCGTCGAGCTGCACCGGCACCTGGCCGCCCACCCCGGTGCCACCGTGCTGGTCACGCACGACCCCCTCGATGCGCTGGTGCTGGCCGACCGGCTGGTGATCGTGGAGGAGGGCCGGGTCGTCCAGGAGGGGGATGCGGCCACCGTCACCGCCCGGCCCCGTACCGACTACGTCGCCCAGTTGGTCGGGCTCAACCTGCACCGAGGCCGGGCCGACAACAACCGCATCCAGGTCGCCGACGGGCTCCTGCTCACCGTCCCGGAGCACCTCGCCGGGGACGCCTTCGTCGCGTTCCGCCCCTCGGCGGTGGTGCTGCACGACGGCCAGCCCGCCGGTAGCCCACCCAACACCTGGCCAGCCACGGTCGCCGGGGTGCAGCGCCACGGTGACAACCTACGGGTGCAGTTGGACGGTCCGATCCGAGTGGCGGCCGACGTGCCGCCCACGACGGCGGCGACCCTGCGCCTGGTACCAGGCCAACGGGTGTGGGCCGCGGTCGGGGTGGCGGAGACGCGCGCCTACCCAGCGAGGTAG